One part of the Streptomyces sp. AM 2-1-1 genome encodes these proteins:
- a CDS encoding PadR family transcriptional regulator: MSIGHTLLGLLESGPRHGYDLKRTFDEKFGHDRPLHYGQVYSTMSRLLRNGLVEVDGVESDGGPERKRYAITDAGITDVSDWLAQPEKPEPYLQSTLYTKVVLAILTGRGAAEVLDTQRSEHLRMMRALTERKRGGDLADQLICDHALFHLEADLRWLELTAARLDKLTEVVAP; the protein is encoded by the coding sequence ATGTCTATCGGCCACACCCTGCTCGGGCTCCTCGAGTCCGGCCCCCGCCACGGTTACGACCTGAAGCGCACCTTCGACGAGAAGTTCGGCCACGACCGCCCGCTGCACTACGGGCAGGTCTACTCGACCATGTCCCGGCTGCTGCGGAACGGGCTCGTCGAAGTGGACGGCGTGGAGAGCGACGGAGGTCCCGAACGCAAGCGCTACGCCATCACGGACGCCGGGATCACGGACGTCTCCGACTGGCTCGCCCAGCCGGAGAAGCCGGAGCCCTACCTCCAGTCGACGCTGTACACCAAGGTGGTGCTGGCGATCCTGACCGGCCGGGGCGCCGCGGAGGTCCTGGACACCCAGCGCTCCGAACACCTGCGGATGATGCGGGCGCTGACGGAGCGGAAGCGCGGCGGCGACCTCGCCGACCAGCTGATCTGCGACCACGCGCTCTTCCACCTGGAGGCCGACCTGCGGTGGCTGGAACTGACCGCCGCCCGGCTCGACAAGCTCACCGAGGTGGTCGCCCCATGA
- a CDS encoding SPFH domain-containing protein has product MPAPEVRETPAHSIPGGLGLLLTVVGVLIGVGVIVVGGVLGSGGNDGAGAALVIVGILLVITSFFCMSGVKMVAPGEARVIQLFGRYVGTIRDDGLRWVNPLTSSRKISTRVRNHETAVLKVNDAYGNPIELAAIVVWKVEDTAQALFEVDDFLEFVATQTEAAVRHIAIEYPYDAHEEEGLSLRGNAEEITEKLAVELTARVRAAGVRIIESRFSHLAYAPEIASAMLQRQQAGAVVAARQQIVEGAVGMVEMALTRIAEQGIVELDSERKAAMVSNLMVVLCGDRAAQPVLNTGTLYQ; this is encoded by the coding sequence GCCGGCCCCGGAGGTCCGGGAGACGCCCGCGCACTCCATCCCGGGCGGCCTCGGCCTGCTGCTCACCGTGGTCGGCGTCCTCATCGGCGTCGGTGTGATCGTCGTCGGCGGCGTCCTCGGTTCGGGCGGCAACGACGGCGCCGGCGCGGCGCTGGTGATCGTCGGCATCCTGCTCGTCATCACGTCCTTCTTCTGCATGAGCGGGGTGAAGATGGTCGCCCCCGGCGAGGCCCGGGTCATCCAGCTCTTCGGCCGGTACGTCGGCACCATCCGCGACGACGGGCTGCGCTGGGTCAACCCGCTCACCAGCAGCCGGAAGATCTCCACCCGGGTCCGCAACCACGAGACCGCGGTGCTCAAGGTCAACGACGCCTACGGCAACCCGATCGAGCTGGCCGCGATCGTCGTCTGGAAGGTCGAGGACACCGCGCAGGCTCTCTTCGAGGTCGACGACTTCCTGGAGTTCGTCGCCACCCAGACCGAGGCCGCCGTCCGGCACATCGCGATCGAGTACCCGTACGACGCCCACGAGGAGGAGGGCCTCTCGCTGCGCGGCAACGCCGAGGAGATCACCGAGAAGCTCGCCGTCGAACTCACGGCCCGGGTGCGGGCGGCGGGCGTGCGGATCATCGAGTCGCGCTTCAGCCACCTCGCGTACGCCCCCGAGATCGCCTCGGCGATGCTCCAGCGCCAGCAGGCGGGGGCGGTCGTCGCGGCCCGCCAGCAGATCGTGGAGGGCGCGGTCGGCATGGTGGAGATGGCGCTCACCCGCATCGCCGAACAGGGCATCGTGGAGCTCGACTCCGAGCGGAAGGCCGCCATGGTCAGCAACCTGATGGTGGTGCTCTGCGGCGACCGTGCGGCGCAGCCGGTCCTGAACACGGGCACGCTCTACCAGTGA